In a single window of the Dioscorea cayenensis subsp. rotundata cultivar TDr96_F1 unplaced genomic scaffold, TDr96_F1_v2_PseudoChromosome.rev07_lg8_w22 25.fasta BLBR01000108.1, whole genome shotgun sequence genome:
- the LOC120253512 gene encoding probable leucine-rich repeat receptor-like protein kinase At1g35710, translating to MLTISRVQLGELGLEGKLETLKFSALPSLGVLNLSYNHLHGSIPAAISAISKLTILDLSTNGLTGIIPSELGNLTRLKTLLLDQNQISGSIPSSLGKLMNLNCLKVSENRISGLIPLEIGQLSKLQFLNISSNNLVGKIPKELGNLSHIFHLNISNNNLTRTIPPEFGDLSSLEVLDLSSNNLTGEIPI from the exons ATGCTAACCATCTCCAGGGTCCAACTAGGAGAGTTAGGACTAGAAGGGAAGCTAGAGACTCTCAAATTCTCAGCTCTGCCATCACTCGGAGTTCTTAACCTCAGTTATAACCATCTGCATGGATCCATCCCTGCAGCCATTTCAGCTATCTCCAAGCTCACCATCCTTGATCTATCTACCAACGGTCTCACAGGCATCATCCCATCAGAGCTTGGTAATTTGACAAGGCTTAAGACCTTGCTTCTCGATCAAAATCAGATAAGTGGCTCCATACCTTCTTCTTTAGGAAAGCTTATGAACCTAAATTG CCTTAAAGTATCAGAGAACAGAATTAGTGGACTCATACCTTTAGAAATTGGCCAATTGTCAAAGCTACAGTTTCTCAACATCTCCTCTAATAACCTGGTGGGAAAGATCCCAAAGGAGCTTGGCAATTTATCACATATATTTCACCTAAACATTAGCAACAATAATCTCACAAGAACAATACCACCAGAATTTGGTGATCTATCTTCATTAGAAGTTCTAGATCTCTCAAGCAATAATTTGACAGGAGAGATACCGATATAG